The following is a genomic window from Armatimonadota bacterium.
GAAAACCCCAAGAAATACCGCCAACCCGCGCGCAGCCCTATTATAGCCGCCATCCTCTCGATTGCTCCCGGCTTCGGCCAGATATATAATGGCGAGTTCGTAAGGGGCGTTGTGATCTTTGTTGTCACTATGGTCTTCTGGGTGTTCTTCTACCTGCTTACGCCCGACGTAAGCACATATCGTCCCGACGATCGTCTCACGGCCTTTATGCAAAACCTCCCTCCGTTAGCTGTCATCTTTGCGCTTGCAGCCATCTTTTTGCAAATATATGCGTTCGTGGACGCCCCGGTGTGCGCGAGCAAACAGAAAGAAAAACTCGACGCCCAGAATCGGTCGGATTCCGATTAAATTATGCCATTACATCGCTGGATAAAGTATTCATCCGCCGTCATCTTCCTTCTGGGTATAGCCGCGCTTTTGTATATAAAGCTAAACGTGTCACCGAGGGAATCTCTCTTTGCTGACTTCACTCCTTCGGCAGACGGCAAGCTCTGGACTGTGATAGGCAGTATCGATTCACCCATAGAAGCATATGTCGGTCT
Proteins encoded in this region:
- a CDS encoding tetratricopeptide repeat protein; this translates as MEIKQKTEFDRLMTAAHVHRRRGDYDEAERTIKQALELSPDDLGAREFAADMLFARGKLEQAAEAYKAIMSADKSCASAEEKYAKAILQIAEGKRQQDLLHDILENPKKYRQPARSPIIAAILSIAPGFGQIYNGEFVRGVVIFVVTMVFWVFFYLLTPDVSTYRPDDRLTAFMQNLPPLAVIFALAAIFLQIYAFVDAPVCASKQKEKLDAQNRSDSD